In Treponema primitia ZAS-2, a genomic segment contains:
- a CDS encoding ATP-binding cassette domain-containing protein, which yields MKKFLLRLCRPEYRLGLLGALLLSIIGGVSILAPIVAPYNPFERSGTPFEKPDSAHILGCNDVGHDLLSELMYGGRISLSVGLFAAFYATAVAVIAALASGYFGGGLDRIIMRVVDLIMSLPFLPLVIVLGVFLGPGMGTQILVISLVMWAHPCRELRSQVMKTRNCGYIDAARAMGEKSWKIILRHTLPDLMPLIVPQFVLVAQSAILIESSLSFLGLGDPISKSWGSMLFFANTRAAFLTGAWVYWVLPPGLLISLSCLSFSLIGFSLAGKRGTLYSSYGSFKKSREQDAGERTAESLPLVLNNISVCYNTGHDEYLAVSGTSLTLRKKEVLGIVGESGCGKTTLAMTILGLLRHPAELTGGSVFIHGENMLLAGKMKILTIRGKTIAYVPQNAMNTLNPVVSLRKQLIEAIRIHRKVPRQEENAQVARLLDFVGIDQSRQDCYNHELSGGMKQRIVIAMALANNPDILIADEPTTGLDVLVQKSILDLLMELKDRLSISIILITHDLPLAMNYSDSLAVMYKGEFVDYGSMAEVYQHHRHFHTASLFNNFPRLDQPKTWVRDQNFGTERIATTVKLSVESDIPSETGPLKEAGLLKEALVVRSLSKTFYSRQGLFKKASAPIHAVQDVSFTLRPGEVLGLIGGSGSGKTTVSRLIMGLEKPDGGEIFLNGEALHLMKGAERARAARKIHLVFQDPYQSLHNNKTLFDIAAEPMVIEGGYTQEEMKERVHAALQDVHLPYSDAFLRRTPNELSGGQRQRLSFARAVVAKPRYIIADEPSSMLDASLRKELLKLMEELRSRYNMGYIFITHDLSLAYHFCDRLMVMHEGAVVEEADAHKLIHHPVHGYTRELISAVETPTLPAAAPDDSGYALTV from the coding sequence ATGAAAAAGTTCCTTCTTCGTTTATGCCGCCCCGAATACCGTTTAGGCCTTTTGGGAGCCCTGCTCCTGTCGATCATAGGCGGAGTCAGTATCCTTGCGCCGATAGTGGCGCCTTACAATCCCTTTGAGCGCAGCGGCACTCCCTTTGAAAAACCCGATTCCGCCCACATCCTGGGCTGTAACGATGTGGGGCACGATCTCCTTTCCGAGCTGATGTACGGAGGCAGAATCTCCCTTTCCGTGGGCCTTTTCGCCGCCTTTTACGCCACCGCGGTGGCGGTGATCGCCGCCCTGGCTTCCGGTTACTTCGGGGGCGGCCTGGACCGGATCATCATGCGGGTGGTGGACTTGATCATGTCCCTGCCCTTCCTCCCCCTGGTCATAGTCCTGGGAGTGTTCCTCGGCCCGGGCATGGGAACCCAGATCCTGGTAATTTCCCTGGTCATGTGGGCCCATCCCTGCCGGGAACTGCGGTCCCAGGTTATGAAAACCCGGAACTGCGGCTATATAGACGCCGCCCGGGCCATGGGGGAAAAGTCCTGGAAGATAATTTTGCGCCATACCCTGCCGGATCTGATGCCCCTCATAGTGCCCCAGTTCGTCCTGGTGGCCCAGAGCGCCATCCTGATCGAATCATCCCTGAGCTTTCTTGGCTTGGGGGACCCGATTTCCAAAAGCTGGGGGAGTATGCTCTTCTTTGCCAATACCCGGGCAGCCTTCCTCACCGGCGCATGGGTTTACTGGGTACTCCCCCCAGGGCTCCTCATAAGCCTTTCCTGCCTTTCCTTTTCCCTGATCGGGTTTTCCCTGGCCGGGAAGCGGGGGACTCTGTACTCTTCCTACGGTTCCTTCAAAAAATCCCGGGAACAGGATGCCGGTGAAAGAACCGCAGAATCACTACCCTTAGTTCTGAACAATATTAGTGTGTGCTACAACACCGGTCATGATGAATACCTCGCCGTTTCCGGGACCTCCCTGACCCTGCGAAAAAAAGAAGTGCTGGGGATCGTGGGGGAATCGGGGTGCGGCAAGACGACCCTGGCCATGACCATCCTAGGGCTCCTGCGCCACCCTGCGGAACTTACCGGCGGATCGGTCTTTATCCACGGGGAAAATATGCTCCTGGCAGGAAAGATGAAGATCCTCACCATCCGGGGAAAAACCATCGCCTATGTGCCCCAGAACGCCATGAATACTCTGAACCCGGTAGTTTCCCTGCGAAAGCAGTTAATCGAAGCCATCAGGATACACCGGAAAGTACCCCGCCAGGAAGAAAATGCCCAGGTAGCCCGGCTCCTGGACTTTGTGGGGATAGACCAGTCCCGGCAGGATTGCTATAACCATGAGCTTTCCGGGGGCATGAAGCAGCGGATTGTAATCGCCATGGCCCTGGCGAATAACCCGGACATCCTCATTGCGGATGAACCCACCACAGGGCTGGATGTGCTGGTCCAAAAAAGCATCCTGGATCTACTGATGGAACTGAAGGATCGGCTATCCATTTCCATCATCCTCATCACCCACGATCTGCCCCTGGCAATGAACTACAGCGACAGCCTAGCAGTGATGTACAAAGGAGAGTTTGTTGACTACGGTTCCATGGCTGAGGTCTATCAGCATCACCGTCATTTCCACACCGCCAGTCTTTTCAACAACTTCCCTCGGCTGGATCAGCCCAAGACCTGGGTACGGGATCAGAATTTCGGAACAGAAAGAATAGCTACGACAGTAAAACTTTCTGTGGAATCCGATATTCCTTCAGAAACCGGACCTCTGAAAGAGGCCGGGCTTCTAAAGGAGGCCTTGGTAGTCCGATCCCTTTCCAAAACCTTTTACTCAAGGCAGGGGCTCTTCAAGAAGGCTTCTGCGCCCATCCATGCGGTACAGGATGTTTCCTTTACCCTGCGGCCCGGAGAAGTTCTGGGTCTCATAGGGGGCAGCGGCTCAGGCAAGACCACTGTAAGCCGGCTCATCATGGGCCTGGAAAAGCCCGATGGCGGGGAAATATTCCTGAACGGAGAAGCCCTGCACCTGATGAAGGGAGCGGAACGCGCAAGGGCAGCCCGGAAGATACACCTGGTTTTTCAGGATCCCTATCAGTCCCTGCATAATAATAAAACTCTCTTCGATATTGCGGCGGAACCCATGGTTATTGAGGGAGGATACACCCAGGAGGAGATGAAGGAGCGGGTCCACGCCGCATTGCAGGATGTGCATCTTCCCTATAGCGACGCCTTCCTGAGGCGGACCCCAAATGAGCTTTCCGGAGGACAGCGGCAGCGTCTCTCCTTTGCCCGGGCAGTGGTGGCCAAACCCCGGTACATCATAGCCGATGAACCCAGCTCCATGCTGGACGCTTCCCTGCGCAAGGAACTGTTAAAGCTCATGGAAGAGCTGCGGAGCCGTTACAATATGGGGTACATCTTCATTACCCACGACCTTTCCCTGGCCTACCATTTCTGCGACCGCCTGATGGTGATGCATGAAGGGGCGGTGGTGGAAGAGGCGGACGCCCACAAGTTAATCCATCATCCCGTCCATGGGTATACCAGAGAATTGATCTCCGCTGTGGAGACCCCGACGCTTCCTGCGGCTGCACCGGATGATTCGGGTTATGCCCTGACTGTATGA
- a CDS encoding ABC transporter permease, which produces MVYVKTICQYLVVLACILVLNFALPRIAPGSPANYLIVGADIQSMSQEQIQQVLHEFELDLPVMTQFKNYILGVFRGNLGLSVIYGRPVWDILKYRLPWTLLLMGISLLISATLGVVIGVIGAWKRGGSRDLGSLFVVMLLGSVPPFWVAMLLITLFSAALGWLPSFGAYSIGAVPGTGKYLIEVIRHLIMPVMTLTIAKTGSMYLTTRSAMVIAMEDDYILLAHAKGLREKKILFTHALRNAILPIYTNLMSGLGAMVGGAAVVETVFSYPGIGNTIYESVRARDYNLLQGSFLVISVSILICNLIADLGYPLLDPRVRRQVVEA; this is translated from the coding sequence ATGGTCTACGTTAAAACCATTTGCCAGTACCTAGTGGTACTGGCCTGTATATTGGTTCTGAATTTCGCCCTTCCCCGAATAGCCCCGGGAAGCCCGGCGAACTATCTGATTGTTGGTGCGGATATACAGTCCATGTCCCAGGAGCAGATTCAGCAGGTACTCCACGAATTTGAGCTTGATCTCCCGGTCATGACCCAGTTTAAAAACTATATTCTGGGCGTTTTCCGGGGAAATTTGGGGCTTTCGGTGATTTACGGCCGCCCGGTATGGGACATACTGAAATATCGGCTGCCCTGGACCCTACTCCTCATGGGGATATCCCTCCTGATCAGCGCGACCTTGGGGGTGGTAATCGGGGTTATAGGCGCCTGGAAACGGGGAGGATCCCGCGATCTGGGGTCCCTGTTTGTGGTGATGCTCTTGGGATCCGTGCCCCCCTTCTGGGTGGCCATGCTCCTGATCACCCTGTTTTCCGCTGCCCTGGGCTGGCTGCCTTCCTTCGGGGCCTACTCTATCGGGGCGGTTCCCGGCACGGGGAAGTACCTGATAGAGGTGATACGCCACCTGATCATGCCGGTGATGACCCTGACCATCGCCAAGACCGGGTCCATGTACCTGACCACCCGGTCTGCCATGGTCATCGCCATGGAGGATGATTATATACTCCTGGCCCACGCCAAGGGGCTCAGGGAAAAGAAGATACTCTTTACCCACGCCCTGAGAAACGCCATACTCCCCATTTACACCAACCTGATGTCCGGGCTCGGGGCTATGGTAGGGGGCGCCGCGGTGGTGGAAACCGTGTTTTCCTATCCCGGCATTGGGAACACCATCTATGAAAGCGTCCGAGCCCGGGACTACAACCTTTTGCAGGGCAGTTTCCTGGTCATTTCGGTAAGTATCCTGATTTGCAACCTCATAGCCGATTTGGGGTATCCCCTGCTGGACCCCCGGGTCAGGCGCCAGGTGGTGGAAGCATGA
- a CDS encoding AAA family ATPase gives MKKIAIYGKGGIGKSTTVSNLSAALSMEGFRVMQIGCDPKADSTRNLTGGKSIPTVLDVLRGKKDSIVLEDLVHPGFNGIFCVEAGGPTPGIGCAGRGIIAAFEKLEELKAYEICKPDIVLYDVLGDVVCGGFAMPMREGYADEVLIVSSGEMMALYAAYNIAQAVKNFAGRSYATLTGIILNRRNIENERALVEKAAGEIGTDIIGEIPRCSLVQDAEAQGKTVLELFPESEMSGTYRSLGILLAGETLQAAAS, from the coding sequence ATGAAAAAGATAGCTATATATGGAAAGGGAGGAATAGGTAAATCCACCACGGTTTCCAACCTTTCGGCGGCCCTTTCTATGGAAGGGTTTAGGGTTATGCAGATAGGCTGCGACCCCAAGGCGGATTCCACCAGGAATCTTACGGGCGGGAAAAGCATCCCCACGGTTTTGGATGTGCTGCGGGGAAAAAAAGATTCCATAGTCCTGGAGGACTTGGTCCACCCGGGGTTTAACGGGATCTTCTGCGTGGAGGCCGGCGGCCCGACCCCCGGTATAGGCTGTGCCGGACGGGGCATCATCGCCGCCTTTGAAAAACTGGAAGAGCTTAAAGCCTACGAAATCTGCAAACCCGATATCGTACTCTACGATGTCCTGGGGGATGTGGTCTGCGGGGGCTTTGCCATGCCCATGCGGGAAGGCTACGCTGACGAAGTACTTATCGTAAGTTCCGGGGAGATGATGGCCCTCTATGCGGCCTACAACATTGCCCAGGCGGTAAAGAATTTCGCCGGCCGCAGTTATGCTACCCTGACCGGCATCATCCTGAACCGGCGTAACATCGAAAATGAACGGGCCCTGGTAGAAAAAGCCGCCGGGGAAATCGGCACGGACATTATCGGGGAGATCCCCCGGTGTTCCCTGGTGCAGGACGCGGAAGCCCAGGGGAAAACAGTGCTGGAACTCTTTCCTGAGAGCGAAATGAGCGGGACCTACCGTTCCCTGGGGATACTCCTTGCGGGAGAAACCCTTCAGGCGGCGGCATCATGA
- a CDS encoding nitrogenase component 1: MTDALFNGSSAANFYTDELPISELVADADRVLGTDASRATLHYCSPAHGGWGVVKVALTVPETFLLFVCPAACGRHGAIASIEQGYRKKIGYLCITDNEIVLGGYEEEIERAVRELMERVKPRPRALIIFVSCIDDLLGTDYTTALARMEAEHHIPVKLARMNPISMDSKLPPGIRVQKSMYELLPSPVEKDRSILLMGAYRPPTQTSELAKLLKHYGFGPIRHPEYCTDFDSFTEFSRSAASLVVRPEGRAAAEDLRERLGIPEFRAFMAFDRETIFERYRGIIAFLESLNHPGETKDYSPSRESMEAWFKPFIEALEAREAEARTALAGASIALDTSVTIAPFSLALALVKSGLNVTRIYTSQLPGFEKPHLEELARIKGDIMVASPNHVRKYGLRSTTARADIALGFEAGYATSAPITVPVAFDEQLYGFEGYTMVLEAILKSVAVGKSDLRQQVKDYGLVV, translated from the coding sequence ATGACCGATGCATTGTTCAATGGCTCTTCCGCAGCCAATTTTTATACCGACGAACTTCCCATTTCGGAACTTGTCGCCGATGCCGATCGGGTTTTAGGGACCGACGCATCCCGGGCGACCCTGCATTATTGTTCCCCCGCCCACGGCGGTTGGGGGGTGGTGAAGGTCGCCCTTACGGTTCCCGAAACCTTTTTGCTCTTTGTCTGCCCTGCTGCCTGCGGCCGCCATGGCGCAATCGCTTCCATAGAACAGGGGTACCGGAAAAAGATAGGTTACCTCTGCATCACTGACAATGAAATTGTTCTGGGGGGCTACGAGGAGGAAATCGAACGGGCTGTGCGGGAGCTGATGGAAAGGGTGAAGCCCCGGCCAAGGGCGCTTATTATCTTTGTAAGCTGCATTGACGATCTCCTGGGAACCGATTATACCACTGCCCTGGCGCGGATGGAAGCGGAACACCACATTCCTGTTAAGCTTGCCCGGATGAACCCCATCAGCATGGACAGTAAACTGCCCCCGGGAATACGGGTACAGAAATCAATGTACGAACTGCTCCCTTCCCCTGTGGAAAAAGACCGGAGCATCCTTCTTATGGGTGCTTACCGGCCCCCTACCCAAACATCGGAACTGGCGAAGCTTCTGAAACACTACGGCTTCGGCCCCATCCGGCACCCCGAATACTGCACGGATTTTGATTCCTTTACGGAATTTTCCCGAAGCGCAGCATCCCTCGTCGTGAGGCCCGAAGGCAGGGCCGCCGCAGAGGATCTCCGGGAAAGGCTGGGCATACCTGAGTTCAGGGCTTTCATGGCCTTTGACAGGGAAACTATTTTTGAACGCTACCGGGGCATCATTGCCTTTCTGGAATCCCTGAACCATCCCGGGGAAACGAAGGATTATTCCCCAAGCCGGGAATCTATGGAAGCCTGGTTCAAACCCTTTATCGAAGCCCTGGAAGCCAGGGAAGCCGAAGCCCGAACTGCCCTGGCCGGCGCAAGCATCGCCCTTGACACCTCAGTAACCATAGCTCCCTTCAGTCTGGCCTTAGCTTTGGTCAAGAGCGGCCTTAATGTTACCCGGATCTATACCAGCCAGCTCCCGGGGTTTGAAAAGCCCCATCTGGAGGAACTGGCCCGGATCAAGGGTGATATTATGGTGGCCAGCCCCAACCATGTACGGAAGTACGGCCTCCGCTCCACCACCGCCCGGGCGGATATAGCCCTGGGCTTTGAGGCGGGGTACGCTACTTCCGCCCCCATCACTGTTCCTGTCGCTTTTGATGAACAGTTATACGGTTTTGAAGGCTATACCATGGTTCTGGAAGCAATACTCAAAAGTGTTGCTGTGGGCAAATCGGATCTGCGTCAGCAGGTCAAGGATTACGGTCTGGTGGTGTAA
- a CDS encoding nitrogenase component 1, translating to MAQMLYSLPPLAPDYSGVASIFHDLGALTIIHDASGCTGTYTGYDEPRWFGSTSPTFSSGLRDMDAIMGEDEKLLEKIEAALKTTGAPWVVIVGSPVPMVVGFDFRGFASLIEHRLGVPAFGFPTNGLGYYDKGQRDAYLAIAGRFLKDAPVKNPRRVNILGASVLDGFDDATLDMMEGFLNDAGLELGAIWGARSGREALGDSGGAGANWVVSAAALPLARFLQTRFGTPFTMGFPVGKQESSRILSALSNYIDGKTVDPKNSIPDTSKQTSEAGTIIIGEPVFCSSLRVYLEDEYGGEPVRIGTFFEEGKELLGPGDCFFGGELEAEQFFAKPGLKRVIADPIIEDLLPGNASIEFIPLPHRAISGRIYEESRSLWALLATPTLVGKFPAQCKSLAVTDCLAVPG from the coding sequence ATGGCGCAGATGTTGTATTCATTGCCTCCCCTGGCCCCGGATTATTCCGGTGTGGCTTCGATTTTTCATGACCTGGGGGCTCTCACTATTATCCACGATGCATCGGGCTGTACCGGCACCTATACTGGGTACGATGAACCCCGCTGGTTCGGCAGCACGAGTCCTACCTTCAGTTCCGGCCTTCGGGATATGGACGCCATCATGGGGGAAGATGAAAAACTTCTGGAGAAGATAGAGGCAGCGCTAAAGACAACCGGGGCGCCCTGGGTAGTAATAGTGGGGAGTCCCGTACCCATGGTGGTCGGATTTGATTTCAGGGGCTTCGCTTCCCTGATTGAACATCGGCTCGGGGTTCCGGCCTTTGGGTTTCCTACCAACGGACTTGGGTATTATGACAAGGGGCAGCGTGACGCCTACCTTGCCATCGCAGGACGGTTTCTGAAGGACGCCCCGGTAAAAAATCCCCGGAGGGTCAACATTCTTGGCGCCTCGGTCTTGGACGGTTTTGATGATGCCACCCTGGATATGATGGAAGGTTTTCTTAATGACGCCGGATTGGAGCTGGGCGCGATCTGGGGCGCCCGATCCGGTCGGGAAGCTCTTGGGGATTCCGGCGGAGCCGGGGCTAACTGGGTGGTAAGCGCCGCCGCCCTTCCCCTGGCCCGGTTTTTACAGACCCGGTTCGGTACTCCTTTTACCATGGGCTTTCCCGTGGGAAAACAGGAGAGCAGCCGTATTCTTTCTGCTCTTAGTAATTATATCGATGGAAAGACCGTTGACCCTAAAAACAGTATCCCTGATACGTCAAAACAAACCAGTGAAGCCGGCACAATAATTATCGGGGAACCTGTATTTTGCAGTTCCCTCCGGGTATATCTGGAGGATGAATACGGCGGCGAGCCGGTTCGGATAGGGACCTTCTTTGAGGAAGGAAAAGAACTGCTCGGTCCGGGGGACTGTTTTTTTGGGGGTGAACTTGAGGCAGAACAATTCTTTGCCAAGCCGGGGCTTAAACGGGTGATTGCCGATCCGATCATAGAGGATCTTCTGCCGGGAAATGCTTCCATTGAATTTATTCCACTTCCCCATCGGGCGATCTCAGGCCGTATTTACGAAGAAAGCCGGTCCCTGTGGGCACTACTTGCAACGCCGACTTTAGTCGGAAAGTTCCCCGCGCAGTGCAAGTCATTGGCGGTCACGGATTGTTTGGCAGTTCCAGGGTAA
- a CDS encoding HMA2 domain-containing protein → MIVSYFPGRIRLRFNELKNPVVGEQALARIQAVPGITRVELKPLTGSLLIEFDIKTLPPEKLFETGKRELAKFNITLELPNNP, encoded by the coding sequence ATGATCGTAAGCTACTTTCCCGGCCGTATACGGCTCCGGTTCAATGAATTGAAAAACCCCGTTGTTGGAGAACAGGCCCTCGCCCGGATTCAGGCCGTGCCGGGAATCACCCGGGTGGAGCTTAAACCCCTGACCGGAAGCCTGCTCATTGAGTTTGATATAAAAACACTACCCCCGGAAAAACTATTTGAAACAGGTAAACGGGAACTGGCAAAGTTTAATATTACCCTGGAACTGCCAAACAATCCGTGA
- a CDS encoding heavy metal translocating P-type ATPase has protein sequence MRAAVVHSLPGRIRLRTNPDTLRACGSPAMAGMARELSEIPGVRSAALNPRTGSILLHYDTGLLDEKGLCGILGQIDLEALIASVPRTEEKEESSPGWAYIAYQLFRLFRPPALKPLFTILGAIPYIAEGLRSLGGMKMDVSLLDASVISLSLAQKNYSSASTLMMLLRTGQYLEQWARRRSRENLAAAISLKVGQVWVRRDGQDEQIPYSLLEPGDQVVLRAGTLIPVDGKVIEGNATVNESSMTGEPLAVSRTAGASVHAGTVIEEGELIVEVLRKGDDTRFQKIIQLIEDSEAAKAKTESRANELANKAVPFSFIAAGLTALLNGNFQKAQVVLSVDFSCAIKLSTPLVFISAMREGLNNGVFFKGGAPMEDFARVDTIVFDKTGTLTKAAPALERIIPYNGYKETEVLKIAACLEEHFPHPVAKAVVKHALEMGVEHREKHTTVKYIAAHGIATEYDGQLTLIGSRHFVSDDEGIDISIAAADEAAAAGEGRSVLYLAREGKLAGLLVIDDPLREEAMEVIAMLRKLGIKRIYLLSGDNKRTTERIARKLGADGFRGELLPQEKTDLVKALKKLGCAVAVVGDGMNDSPAMSAADVGIAMKDGADLARSVADITLRDPSLYPLVIARLMSQRAMKRIHDNTVTAISINSALILMSIFGNFTTTNSVWLHNLTTLGVSMNSMRPLLPEGKR, from the coding sequence GTGCGTGCCGCAGTTGTACACTCCCTCCCCGGTCGGATCAGGCTCCGTACCAACCCCGATACCCTCAGGGCATGCGGGTCCCCGGCCATGGCGGGGATGGCCCGGGAACTTTCGGAGATCCCCGGGGTACGGAGCGCGGCCCTTAATCCCAGAACCGGCAGTATCCTTCTCCATTACGATACGGGCCTTCTGGATGAAAAAGGTCTCTGCGGAATTCTAGGACAGATCGATCTGGAAGCCCTGATTGCTTCCGTTCCTAGGACAGAGGAAAAAGAAGAGTCATCCCCGGGCTGGGCCTATATCGCTTACCAGCTCTTCCGCCTTTTCAGGCCCCCGGCACTGAAACCCCTGTTTACCATATTAGGCGCCATTCCCTATATAGCCGAAGGCTTGCGTTCCCTTGGGGGCATGAAAATGGATGTATCCCTGCTGGACGCTTCGGTCATTTCCCTTTCCCTGGCCCAGAAAAACTACAGCTCCGCCTCTACTCTGATGATGCTACTCCGAACCGGGCAGTACCTGGAACAGTGGGCCCGGCGCCGTTCACGGGAAAACCTGGCGGCGGCTATTTCCCTGAAGGTAGGGCAGGTCTGGGTCCGCCGAGACGGTCAGGACGAACAGATTCCCTACTCCCTGCTTGAGCCGGGGGATCAGGTGGTACTCCGGGCAGGAACCCTGATCCCTGTGGACGGAAAGGTTATTGAGGGCAATGCCACGGTCAATGAAAGCTCCATGACCGGGGAACCCCTGGCGGTTTCCAGAACCGCAGGCGCATCGGTCCATGCGGGAACGGTCATTGAAGAAGGTGAACTTATTGTTGAGGTCCTCAGAAAAGGTGATGATACCCGGTTTCAGAAGATCATCCAGCTCATAGAAGACTCGGAAGCTGCTAAGGCAAAAACTGAAAGCCGGGCCAATGAACTGGCCAACAAGGCGGTCCCCTTCAGTTTTATTGCTGCAGGGCTCACCGCACTGCTCAACGGTAATTTCCAAAAAGCCCAGGTTGTACTTTCAGTTGATTTTTCATGTGCAATAAAACTATCAACACCTCTGGTGTTTATCTCGGCCATGCGTGAAGGCCTTAACAACGGGGTATTTTTCAAAGGCGGTGCCCCCATGGAGGATTTCGCCAGGGTGGACACCATAGTCTTTGACAAAACCGGTACCCTCACCAAGGCGGCCCCTGCCCTGGAGCGGATCATCCCCTATAACGGGTACAAGGAGACCGAGGTCCTGAAGATCGCCGCCTGCCTCGAAGAGCACTTTCCCCACCCTGTGGCGAAGGCTGTGGTGAAGCACGCCCTGGAAATGGGGGTGGAACACCGGGAAAAGCACACCACGGTCAAGTACATCGCCGCCCACGGCATAGCCACCGAATACGACGGGCAGCTTACCCTTATAGGCTCCCGGCATTTTGTCAGCGATGACGAAGGGATCGATATCTCTATTGCCGCCGCCGATGAAGCCGCCGCCGCCGGTGAGGGGCGTTCCGTATTGTACCTGGCCCGGGAAGGTAAACTGGCAGGGCTTCTGGTGATCGACGATCCCCTTCGGGAAGAGGCGATGGAAGTTATCGCCATGCTGCGAAAACTGGGGATAAAGCGGATCTACCTGCTTTCAGGGGATAACAAGCGAACCACCGAACGGATTGCCCGCAAACTGGGGGCCGATGGTTTCCGGGGGGAACTGCTGCCCCAGGAGAAGACCGATCTGGTCAAGGCTCTCAAAAAACTGGGCTGCGCCGTGGCAGTGGTGGGGGACGGGATGAACGATTCCCCGGCCATGTCCGCCGCCGATGTGGGCATAGCCATGAAGGACGGAGCGGATCTTGCCCGTAGTGTGGCGGACATCACCCTCCGGGACCCCTCACTGTACCCCCTAGTTATAGCCAGGCTGATGTCCCAGCGGGCAATGAAGCGTATACATGACAACACGGTTACTGCGATTAGTATCAATAGCGCCCTTATACTGATGAGCATCTTTGGTAATTTCACCACCACCAATTCGGTGTGGCTCCATAACCTCACCACCCTGGGGGTCAGCATGAACAGTATGCGGCCCCTTTTACCAGAGGGAAAGCGGTAG
- a CDS encoding DUF6110 family protein, translating into MNNWWKYGLVFVGGAVVGALVYKNSKEIRSVCTKALGGLMDLKDKAMETVETVKESAEDILAEADAQRKATPEAAKA; encoded by the coding sequence ATGAACAATTGGTGGAAGTATGGACTGGTCTTTGTGGGAGGGGCGGTGGTGGGCGCCCTGGTGTATAAAAACAGCAAGGAGATCCGGTCGGTTTGTACCAAGGCCCTGGGCGGGCTTATGGACCTGAAGGATAAGGCCATGGAAACGGTAGAAACCGTTAAGGAAAGTGCCGAGGATATACTGGCCGAGGCGGATGCCCAACGTAAGGCGACCCCGGAAGCCGCCAAGGCCTAA